TGTACAGATCGTTAGATACCTTAGTCACAAGCCACGAGTGAAGTATATATGATGAAATAAGACAGCCCAGAGTGATGTGTGCGTAGGGGGCTAGGGCAGGAAACTTTGTTTTCCTGCCCTGGTCCTCTTTTTCTTTTTTCGCATAGCCCGCTCGCGGTTGCGAAACGGTATTTGAATAGGAGTTGACGAAATGACGGTTGAGTTGAATGGAAATGATCTCACCCTCGGTCAGGTGGCGCGCGTTTTATACGATGGCGAACGGGTGGAAATTCATCCTGGCGCCTGGGAGAACATCGCGAAGAGTCGCGAGGTAGTTGAGCGCAACCTCGCAGAAGGAAACGTCATCTATGGCGTTACGACGGGGTTTGGCAAGTTCAGTGATGTCGTGATTCCGCTTGGCGATGTCGAAGCGCTGCAATTGAATCTAATCCGCAGTCACGCGTGTGGCATCGGCGATCCGTTCTCAGAAAGAGTCAGTCGCGCGATGCTTCTCTTGCGGGCAAACGCGCTCACCAAAGGGTACTCGGGATGTCGCAAAGAGACATTGCAGCGCTTGGTGGATTGTCTCAACCATCGGATCCATCCAGTGGTTCCAAGCCAGGGTTCGCTTGGCGCGAGTGGTGATCTGGCGCCGCTTGCGCACTTGGCGCTCGTGCTGATTGGCGAAGGCACGGCGCACTATGACGGGAAAGTGATGAGCGGAAACGAGGCACTTTCGCAAGCGGGGCTGACGCCGATCCGCCTGCAGGCAAAAGAGGGCTTAGCGCTGATCAACGGCACGCAGGCGATGACTGCGGTGGGGGTGATCGCGTACCTTGAGGCGGAGCGCTTGGCGGATTTTGCGGATGGCGTCGCCGCGCTCACCTTTGAGGCGCTGCGTGGTGTGATCGACGCGTTCGCGCCAGAGGCGCACGATGTTCGTCCATATAAAGAGCAGCGAGAGGTGGCTGATCGGATGCTTTCGTATGTGGAGGGGAGTCAGTTGACGACAAGACAGGGAGAGATTCGCGTACAGGACGCGTACTCTCTGCGCTGTATCCCGCAGGTGCACGGGGCGATCCGCCAAGTGTTGGCCTATGTCAAAGAGAAGTTGTTGATCGAGATCAACGCCGCGACAGACAACCCGCTCATTTTCTCAGACACCGGGCGCGTGATATCCGGCGGCAATTTCCACGGTCAACCGATCGCGTTTGCGATGGATTTTCTCGGCATCGCCATGGCGGAGCTTGCGAATATTTCCGAGCGGCGCATCGAGCGTCTGGTCAACCCGCAGCTCAATGACCTGCCTGCTTTTTTGAGTCCACAGCCAGGCCTTCAGTCAGGACTGATGATCACACAGTACGCTGCCGCATCGCTGGTATCAGAGAATAAGACGTTGGCGCATCCGGCGAGCGTGGATTCGATTCCTTCTTCCGCAAATCAGGAGGATCACGTGAGCATGGGGACGATCGGCGCGCGCCACGCGCACCAGATCATCCAAAATGTGCGGCGGGTGCTCGCCATCGAGGGCATCTGCGCTACGCAGGCGGCCGATCTTCGCGGCGTCGATCGACTGGCGCCAAAAACGCGCAAACTGCATCAACAGATTCGGGACTGCGTCCCGTTTATCGATCAGGATCGCGCCTATTCAGAAGACATTGAGAGGCTGGCCCGCTTTATCGGCGAATCCTTTGCCTGAGGCATCCCTGAACTCCAAGAG
This sequence is a window from Ferroacidibacillus organovorans. Protein-coding genes within it:
- the hutH gene encoding histidine ammonia-lyase gives rise to the protein MTVELNGNDLTLGQVARVLYDGERVEIHPGAWENIAKSREVVERNLAEGNVIYGVTTGFGKFSDVVIPLGDVEALQLNLIRSHACGIGDPFSERVSRAMLLLRANALTKGYSGCRKETLQRLVDCLNHRIHPVVPSQGSLGASGDLAPLAHLALVLIGEGTAHYDGKVMSGNEALSQAGLTPIRLQAKEGLALINGTQAMTAVGVIAYLEAERLADFADGVAALTFEALRGVIDAFAPEAHDVRPYKEQREVADRMLSYVEGSQLTTRQGEIRVQDAYSLRCIPQVHGAIRQVLAYVKEKLLIEINAATDNPLIFSDTGRVISGGNFHGQPIAFAMDFLGIAMAELANISERRIERLVNPQLNDLPAFLSPQPGLQSGLMITQYAAASLVSENKTLAHPASVDSIPSSANQEDHVSMGTIGARHAHQIIQNVRRVLAIEGICATQAADLRGVDRLAPKTRKLHQQIRDCVPFIDQDRAYSEDIERLARFIGESFA